Genomic segment of Saprospira sp. CCB-QB6:
TTGTTGGCCGCTTTGTCTGATAATCTACAGCGTTATGAGCAAGAATTTGGTCCCATTCAGGATCCAAGAAATCCTAGTCGAAATAGTAGTTTATCTTTTTCTGGCCCTAAAGGCCAAGCTTAAATTAATGCGCCCAAAATCAAGCCAAAAGCCCTTTTTAAGGGCTTTTTTTTATGAGCTAAATTAGCCTTGGCAGGCGGCTTGGCCGCCGCAGAGGAGCGCAGCGACTCGACTGGCTGAGGGATGGAAAGTGGGGCGGCGAAGCCGCAGACCGAGCCAGCTTGCTGGCGAAGGGCCGAGCGATCAGCGAGCCACGACACAGCCCGACCCGCCCAAAGGGCGGGGCAGCCCCAAAAAATGATTATTAATTGAATAAGCGCCAAGCAATAGAAAGGCGCAGCCAATTATTAGCTTCGGCATAGCGATAAGTGCTAAAGTAATTTTGGTTCTCCCAGAAATAGCTCAAATTCTGATAGTTGAGGCCAATTCGGAAGCGATAGACCTTGAGGACAAAAAAGGCATCTAACTGAGGATAAAAGCTGAGTTGCTGCTGATCTTGTAAGTAAAATTGGTTCCAAGTAGGGGCATAAGCTTGTGCATAGAAGGCTGTTTGATAGCGGAGGCGGAAGCCAAATTCCCAGCTTGCATTTCGGAAATATTTGCCTTTGAAGTAGAGCTTTTGTTGAATTTGGCCTTGGGGTAAGGGCCAATATTTTTCGTTTCCATTGACCAATTGGCCCACTAAACGAGTTTCCGCATAAAAGCCTCGATAGTGTAGACTTTGTTTGAGTTCTAATTGAAGTAGTCCTAGGCCCACTTGCAACTGTTCAGGCTGGCCCGAAAGATTGTAGATAATGGGATTTTGGCGGAGAAAATATTGTGCTTTGAGGCTTCCCTCCTGCCCTTTCCAACTTAGGCCTAGGCCTAAATTTATTTCTTGACTTTGGCTAAAATCATTGTCCCAAATTTGTTGGCCTGACAAATAGGCGTTCTGTTCTAAAAAGCTGGGGCGGAACTGCTGCATTTGTCCCCAAGCCGCTGCAGCTAGTCCTTTAAACAAAGGACGTTCATACTGCAGTTGAAACTGATAGTCTAGGGCTTTATTGCCTCCTAAAATCTTGGCAGAAGCAGATAGGCCTTTAAGTTGGTAATTGGCTCCAGCAAAAAGGCTATGGATATGTTCTAAGGCTAGTGGTTCTTGTTTTACCGCTTGGTATCTGTGTCCAAAATAAAGCTGCAGATTATTCATTCGATAAGTCAGCTGATTTTGGATCTTTTGCTGTTGCATGGCCATTCGCAAGCCGCGATTATTCACTTGAAGTGGGCCATAAAAGCTACTATCTGTAGCCAGATTATTATCAAAAAACTTATAGCGCTCTTGTTGATAGCGTATTTGATGTTCCCAATTTTTCCAATTTTGGCGATAAAGCAATTCTAAAAAGCGATTTTCCTGTCTGGGAGAGTCATTATCTCCTTCATTCAGTCCTATCTCTGCTGTTTCTAAAAAGTCATTGCTCAAGCCTTGCAAAGTCGTATCCTGAAGGCCTCCATTTTCACTTTGATTCTGACTAGAGGAGACAAAAAACAGACTGCCTTTATAAGCTCCTTTTTTATAGTGAATTTGAGCGCCAAAATCTCGGTGTTGGCTGGCCAAGCTATTAAAATAGCCTCTTTGGCTCAGCACACTATACTGTAGTCCATAATACAACTGATCATTATATTGCTGACTCAACTCGGCTTTGAGGGCAATATTTCTTAGGTTAATTTGACTATAATAGAGATTGGTTAGGGCCTTCTTATCTTCCACTTGATAAATCCGGAGCTGTTCGGGCCGAAGCCGGTAAGCTTCCAGATGCTCTCCAGCGCCCAAGCGCGGCCCCAATTCTTTTTCTTCATATTGCCAAGTTTTGGCAAAAACGGGCGTTCCCCAATGGCCCAAATTCCCATAGTTTTCGGTCCAACTTTCGCCCCCCCAGCCCCAAGCAAAATCATGCATATAGCCTAAGCTAGTGTCTAACACTAGCCAGTCATTTTCTGAAAGCGCATAACGCCATTCTATTTTTAAGCTATCGCCTAATTTCTGAAAGCGCTCGGCTTCTGTAGCCTTGGGCATACTATCCTGTTGCAGGCTATCTAAAGGGGTTTGGGCCCAACTGCTGTTTGCTAAAAAGAGGAAAACAGCCAAAAGAACAATTCGCATAGAGCTTTATTTTTTGCGCAAAAAAAAGCCATAGACACTTGGGGTCCATGGCTTTTTATTAAAACTTCGAAAGAAAAAGCAACTTACTTTTTCTTCTTGTCAGCAGCAGCTTTAAGGCTAGTGCGTAGATCCTTGTTATCTACAGTACCAGCAAGCTCTTTACCTGCCTTAAATTTTACAGTTACCTTATCGCTAATTTGGATTTCCTTCTGTGTAGAAGGGTTGATTCCTTTGCGAGCAGCACGATAGTTCACATCAAAAGTACCAAAACCAACCAAAGTGATTTTTTGGCCTGCTT
This window contains:
- a CDS encoding putative porin, yielding MRIVLLAVFLFLANSSWAQTPLDSLQQDSMPKATEAERFQKLGDSLKIEWRYALSENDWLVLDTSLGYMHDFAWGWGGESWTENYGNLGHWGTPVFAKTWQYEEKELGPRLGAGEHLEAYRLRPEQLRIYQVEDKKALTNLYYSQINLRNIALKAELSQQYNDQLYYGLQYSVLSQRGYFNSLASQHRDFGAQIHYKKGAYKGSLFFVSSSQNQSENGGLQDTTLQGLSNDFLETAEIGLNEGDNDSPRQENRFLELLYRQNWKNWEHQIRYQQERYKFFDNNLATDSSFYGPLQVNNRGLRMAMQQQKIQNQLTYRMNNLQLYFGHRYQAVKQEPLALEHIHSLFAGANYQLKGLSASAKILGGNKALDYQFQLQYERPLFKGLAAAAWGQMQQFRPSFLEQNAYLSGQQIWDNDFSQSQEINLGLGLSWKGQEGSLKAQYFLRQNPIIYNLSGQPEQLQVGLGLLQLELKQSLHYRGFYAETRLVGQLVNGNEKYWPLPQGQIQQKLYFKGKYFRNASWEFGFRLRYQTAFYAQAYAPTWNQFYLQDQQQLSFYPQLDAFFVLKVYRFRIGLNYQNLSYFWENQNYFSTYRYAEANNWLRLSIAWRLFN
- a CDS encoding HU family DNA-binding protein; this encodes MNKGDLIDKIAEAAGLKKADAAAALNATLETIADTLKAGQKITLVGFGTFDVNYRAARKGINPSTQKEIQISDKVTVKFKAGKELAGTVDNKDLRTSLKAAADKKKK